From a region of the Rhizophagus irregularis chromosome 3, complete sequence genome:
- a CDS encoding DEAD-box ATP-dependent RNA helicase: protein MSNGKSGVSLEQKFADLGFKDNQSSGKPTAGRYVPPHMRNRSDRTTERTTERTTERTTPTIKENTSQPPQQYQNNDNLQPQPQYDNESYNNEHDELVPPLQSRRSNGWHSRNGSAAPAVNWNGGRTSFPRADAWGGSRSEMSYSTQNRTGWIDRASSGGDRYRNRYSNYGGRGGGFDDFGRRGEDGYGTWKDGVHKVAPKNLQIERELFGSPDDPDRQHTGINFEKYDDIPVEASGNNVPEGVSDFTSPPLDKHLLCNIELARYTTPTPVQKYSIPIVSNGRDLMACAQTGSGKTGGFLFPILSELFKYGPSPPPPEQPGYTRGLSRSRKAYPVGLILAPTRELASQIYEEAKKFAYRSWVRPCVVYGGADISGQIKQIDRGCDLLTATPGRLVDLIERGRVSLFHTRYLVLDEADRMLDMGFEPQIRRIVEQEDMPGVNDRQTLMFSATFPRDIQILARDFLKDYVFLSVGRVGSTSENITQKIEYVEEDDKRSVLLDILHAQSNSGLTLIFVETKRMADMLSDFLINSNFPATSIHGDRSQRERERALDSFRTGRTPIMVATAVAARGLDIPNVTHVINYDLPTDIDDYVHRIGRTGRAGNVGLSTSFFNRGNKGIVRDLIDLLKEANQEIPMWLETVAKESQSYGRGSGRGSGRGSRGGNRDHRRFGGSSSERGGYGSSSNNEIGYYGGGGGGGGYGGGSYGGGGYGGGNYGNANGNYKQSWW from the exons ATGAGCAATGGCAAATCTGGCGTTAGCCTTGAgcaaaaatttg CTGATTTAGGCTTCAAGGACAATCAAAGTTCGGGGAAACCTACCGCTGGTCGTTATGTTCCTCCCCACATGAGAAACAGATCTGACCGAACAACCGAACGAACAACCGAACGAACAACCGAACGAACAACACCTACCATAAAAGAAAACACATCTCAGCCACCAcaacaatatcaaaataacGATAACTTACAACCACAACCACAATATGATAATGAATCTTATAATAATGAACATGACGAGCTAGTTCCACCCCTCCAATCACGCCGTTCGAACGGCTGGCATTCTCGGAATGgaag TGCTGCGCCTGCAGTTAACTGGAATGGTGGTCGTACTTCATTCCCTCGTGCAGATGCTTGGGGAGGTAGTCGCAGTGAAATGAGTTATTCTACCCAAAATCGTACTGGTTGGATTGATCGGGCATCATCAGGGGGAGACCGTTACCGTAATCGTTATAGTAATTATGGTGGTCGTGGAGGAGGCTTTGATGATTTTGGTCGTCGTGGTGAAGATGGCTATGGTACTTGGAAAGATGGTGTACATAAAGTTGCACCAAAAAATTTACAGATAGAAAGAGAACTTTTCGGTTCACCCGATGACCCTGATCGTCAACATACCggtattaattttgaaaagtatGATGATATTCCAGTTGAAGCCAGTGGTAATAATGTTCCAGAAGGAGTGTCAGAC ttcaCAAGCCCTCCTTTAGATAAACATCTTCTTTGCAATATTGAACTCGCACGTTACACTACTCCCACACCTGTTCAAAAGTATTCTATACCAATTGTATCTAATGGGCGCGACCTTATGGCTTGTGCTCAAACAGGTTCTGGCAAAACTGGAGGTTTCTTATTTCCAATTTTGTCTGAACTTTTCAAATATGGTCCTTCACCTCCACCGCCTGAACAACCTGGATATACTCGTGGTTTGTCTCGTAGTCGCAAAGCTTATCCTGTAGGATTAATTCTTGCACCTACTCGAGAATTAGCATCTCAAATTTATGAAGAAGctaaaaaatttgcatatCGTTCCTGGGTACGTCCTTGTGTTGTATATGGTGGCGCTGATATTTCCGgtcaaattaaacaaattgaTCGTGGGTGCGATTTATTAACTGCTACCCCTGGTCGTCTTGTTGATTTGATCGAACGAGGTCGGGTTAGTCTATTTCACACCCGTTATTTGGTTCTCGATGAAGCTGATCGTATGTTAGATATGGGATTCGAGCCCCAAATTCGTCGTATTGTTGAACAAGAAG atatgCCTGGTGTTAACGATCGTCAGACACTTATGTTTAGTGCTACATTTCCACGAGATATTCAAATTCTCGCTCGTGATTTCTTAAAAGACTATGTTTTCTTAAGTGTTGGTCGCGTTGGTAGTACAAGTGAAAACATTACTCAAAAAATTGAATACGTTGAAGAAGACGACAAACGATCCGTGTTATTAGATATTCTACATGCTCAATCAAATTCTGGGCttacattaatatttgttGAAACTAAACGTATGGCAGACATGTTATCAGATTTCcttattaattctaattttccTGCCACATCAATTCATGGTGACCGATCACAACGTGAACGTGAGCGAGCTCTTGATTCATTTAGGACAGGTCGTACTCCTATAATGGTAGCTACCGCTGTTGCTGCTCGTGGTCTTGACATTCCTAACGTTACACATGTCATCAATTATGATTTACCGACTGATATTGATGACTATGTACATCGAATTGGTCGTACTGGTCGAGCTGGAAATGTTGGCTTATCAACGTCGTTTTTCAATCGCGGTAACAAAGGCATAGTTCGTGATTTGATTGATTTATTGAAAGAGGCGAACCAAGAAATTCCTATGTGGTTAGAGACTGTAGCGAAAGAAAGTCAAAGTTATGGACGTGGTAGTGGACGTGGTAGTGGTCGTGGAAGCCGAGGTGGTAATCGAGATCATCGTAGATTTGGTGGCAGCAGCAGTGAAAGAGGAGGCTATGGAAGCAGTAGTAATAATGA AATTGGTTATTACGGCGGCGGAGGTGGCGGAGGTGGCTATGGTGGCGGAAGTTACGGCGGAGGTGGATATGGTGGTGGAAATTATGGGAATGCTAATGGAAATTATAAACAAAGCTGGTGGTAA